In the Wyeomyia smithii strain HCP4-BCI-WySm-NY-G18 chromosome 2, ASM2978416v1, whole genome shotgun sequence genome, one interval contains:
- the LOC129724541 gene encoding uncharacterized protein LOC129724541 isoform X2: MSHSKRDSRILWMLVLLVYTKGSDGEFYDAHAANKLDDVSADNLHRFPSVNQEHNDETKANRVGSSDALGEAEINFLAKLRQRQRESQPVPAVGILARNPVKDQTAAAENYDDWQLQLLASLNNPASFAALEEINQTPSFDGDLGTVLKFLAQYTGEAAAFDPMTPDEFNDNGGKRAAALRSTMARRSHSSKEPEPFAPSISIGALTNLGDFFQHLKHNLESLESKNLSHDQVKLLEGHNMVSNLRKEFIEDYPKPTGSAAFLHAIRNYRPSHRIRALVSTVPDLYRGTNYHNPAWKYIGIGK, translated from the exons ATGAGTCATAGTAAGCGAGACTCTAGAATCCTTTGGATGCTAGTGTTGCTAGTCTATACAAAAG GTTCGGATGGCGAATTTTATGACGCTCACGCAGCCAACAAGTTAGATGACGTTTCCGCGGATAATCTGCACAGATTCCCCAGCGTTAACCAAGAGCACAATGACGAAACAAAAGCTAATCGTGTCGGTAGTAGTGATGCATTAGGCGAAGCGGAAATCAATTTTCTAGCTAAATTAAGGCAACGACAGCGGGAAAGCCAGCCGGTTCCGGCGGTAGGCATATTGGCGAGGAATCCCGTGAAAGATCAGACAGCGGCAGCAGAAAACTATGACGACTGGCAGTTGCAATTGCTTGCCAGTTTGAATAATCCTGCCTCATTTGCCGCTCTCGAAGAGATAAATCAGACACCGTCCTTCGATGGTGACCTTGGCACAGTGCTGAAGTTTCTGGCACAGTACACCGGTGAAGCAGCGGCGTTCGATCCAATGACACCGGATGAGTTCAACGATAACGGTGGAAAGCGGGCAGCCGCATTGAGATCCACCATGGCTAGACGGTCCCATTCCTCCAAGGAACCTGAACCCTTCGCGCCGTCTATCAGTATTG gggcgCTTACAAATCTGGGCGATTTTTTTCAACACTTGAAGCACAACCTCGAATCGCTAGAATCCAAAAACCTTTCCCACGACCAGGTCAAACTGCTTGAAGGTCACAACATGGTTTCGAATCTTCGGAAAG AATTTATCGAAGACTACCCAAAGCCTACAGGCAGTGCAGCATTTCTTCACGCCATTCG CAATTATCGTCCTTCTCACCGAATACGAGCGCTAGTATCAACCGTACCGGATCTTTACCGAGGAACAAATTATCACAATCCGGCGTGGAAGTATATCGGAATAGGAAAATGA
- the LOC129724541 gene encoding uncharacterized protein LOC129724541 isoform X1, with translation MSHSKRDSRILWMLVLLVYTKGSDGEFYDAHAANKLDDVSADNLHRFPSVNQEHNDETKANRVGSSDALGEAEINFLAKLRQRQRESQPVPAVGILARNPVKDQTAAAENYDDWQLQLLASLNNPASFAALEEINQTPSFDGDLGTVLKFLAQYTGEAAAFDPMTPDEFNDNGGKRAAALRSTMARRSHSSKEPEPFAPSISIGEFYGALTNLGDFFQHLKHNLESLESKNLSHDQVKLLEGHNMVSNLRKEFIEDYPKPTGSAAFLHAIRNYRPSHRIRALVSTVPDLYRGTNYHNPAWKYIGIGK, from the exons ATGAGTCATAGTAAGCGAGACTCTAGAATCCTTTGGATGCTAGTGTTGCTAGTCTATACAAAAG GTTCGGATGGCGAATTTTATGACGCTCACGCAGCCAACAAGTTAGATGACGTTTCCGCGGATAATCTGCACAGATTCCCCAGCGTTAACCAAGAGCACAATGACGAAACAAAAGCTAATCGTGTCGGTAGTAGTGATGCATTAGGCGAAGCGGAAATCAATTTTCTAGCTAAATTAAGGCAACGACAGCGGGAAAGCCAGCCGGTTCCGGCGGTAGGCATATTGGCGAGGAATCCCGTGAAAGATCAGACAGCGGCAGCAGAAAACTATGACGACTGGCAGTTGCAATTGCTTGCCAGTTTGAATAATCCTGCCTCATTTGCCGCTCTCGAAGAGATAAATCAGACACCGTCCTTCGATGGTGACCTTGGCACAGTGCTGAAGTTTCTGGCACAGTACACCGGTGAAGCAGCGGCGTTCGATCCAATGACACCGGATGAGTTCAACGATAACGGTGGAAAGCGGGCAGCCGCATTGAGATCCACCATGGCTAGACGGTCCCATTCCTCCAAGGAACCTGAACCCTTCGCGCCGTCTATCAGTATTGGTGAGTTTTACG gggcgCTTACAAATCTGGGCGATTTTTTTCAACACTTGAAGCACAACCTCGAATCGCTAGAATCCAAAAACCTTTCCCACGACCAGGTCAAACTGCTTGAAGGTCACAACATGGTTTCGAATCTTCGGAAAG AATTTATCGAAGACTACCCAAAGCCTACAGGCAGTGCAGCATTTCTTCACGCCATTCG CAATTATCGTCCTTCTCACCGAATACGAGCGCTAGTATCAACCGTACCGGATCTTTACCGAGGAACAAATTATCACAATCCGGCGTGGAAGTATATCGGAATAGGAAAATGA